From the genome of Chloroflexota bacterium:
CGAAAGTTCTTATGATAGACTCAGGTCTGAGATCAAAGTGTTCCTTGATCAGTTTGAGAATAAGCTCGTCATCCACCTTGGCAGTGCCGAAGGTCTCGATGGAAATGGCCACAGGATGGGCCACACCGATGGAGTAGCCCACCTGAATCTCGAGGCGGTCAGCTAGTCCGGCTGCCACCACGTTCTTGGCCACGTAGCGAGAGGCATAGCTGGCAGAGCGATCCACCTTGGTGGGGTCTTTGCCAGAAAAAGACCCTCCCCCATGCCGGGCTGCCCCACCATAGGTATCCACACAGTTCTTCCTTCCGGTAAGCCCGGAATCTCCCACTGGGCCACCGATCACAAAGCGCCCCGTAGCATTGACATAGTACTTCGTTTTCTTATCGAGAAGCGATGGCGGGATGATCTCTTTGATGACATGCTCAATGATGTCGCGCTGGATAACATTATGGCTGACCATGGGATCATGCTGAGCGCCTATGATGACACTGTCCACCCGCCGGGGCACCCCGCGGTGGTATTCCACAGTTACCTGCGATTTTCCATCAGGACGCAGATAGGGCAAGAGGCCACTTCTCCTCACCTGCGCCAGACGCTGGCACAACCTGTTAGCCAGAGAAATGGGCAAAGGCATAAGCTCAGGAGTCTCATTGCAGGCGAAGCCAACCATGAACCCCTGGTCACCCGCGCCGACCTTATCCAGGACATCGTTGGTGGCTGTCCCTTGTCGTGTCTCGAGGGACTCGTCTACCCCCATAGCGATATCTTTCGATTGCTCCTTGATAGAAACCATGACACCGCAGCTTTCATAATCGAAACCATATTCAGGTCGAGTGTAGCCGATATCTCTGATAACGCCTCGCACAACCTCAGAAATTTCGACGTAGCAATCGCAGGTGATTTCGCCGAAAACAATCACCAGCCCGGTGGTGGTGGCTGCTTCGCAGGCGACGCGGGCGTAAGGGTCTTTAGCCACGATGGCGTCAAGAATGGCATCCGCTACCTGGTCACAAAGCTTGTCCGGATGTCCTTCCGTGACCGACTCGGAAGTCACTAGGTGCGAGGTTGATGTCAGGAAGGTTGTCGTCATTAATCCCTTCTCCTTTTCTATGTCTCTGTCCAGATTTCCTCTAAGTTCCAGACTCCTAGCTTTCCAGGTATTGTCTCTGTTCTCGGGTTAACTTGTCAACGCTAATGTCCATGATGCTGGCAGAGTGCCTTTCAGCGGCCAGGTTGATCAGTCTCCCCTCAGCCAGCCTTGCAGTTCCTGTGCCACTCTCTGCTGATCAGTTCTGGACACCATGACTACCTCCACCCTGGGATCCCGCTTGAGGCGGTCAGCCCAAGGATGGGGAGCTAGCATGATAGTACCGAGCAATTTCTTCCCACTATCCAAAGCCTCCAGCACTGCCTCCCTGAAAGCCAGCGAGAAGAGCTCCATTTTCCCTATCTCGTCAACCACTATGATGTTGCACTCTCTTGTGGCCCAGCGCAAAGCAGCCACACCGACGTTATCCAGGTTATCCACCATCACTCCATACTTGCTCACCCGATGAGGGCCATGAAAATCAACGCTCGCCAGGATAGCGCTGGCTCCGTCCAGGGTCACTATCTCAAAACCTTGCCTCACCCCTTGCTTTCGTATCTCCCTGGTATAGAATCCTCCGGCCTTTTGCTCTACCGCGGAGATAGCTCCCTTAATCAGCGTAGTCTTGCCGACGCCGGGCGGCCCAGTAAGCAAATAGGCCTGCTTCATGCGTTAGCCGTCTTTACGCAATCAAGATTTCGGTTTGGCTTCAGCCTTTCTTCTTTCCTTCAGCTTCTTCCTTTTTACTCTGTGCTTACGTATGGCTACTCTCTTACTTTTGTTCATTGTCTCGACCTCCTGGAGGAAGCCGCCACGAATCTGGCGATGGAGCGATCGTAGGTCCTCTCAACTTCCGGTGGGAAAAGGCATCCTGGTAATTCGCCAAGAGCACGATGGTACAGAAGGCACTGACAGCATTTCCCCTTCTTGCTACAAGGCTCGTAAGTGCAGGTACATTTTGCCTTATTGACCTCGACCTCGCATTCCATGGCCGTACTCCCTTTACATTATATATCGTTTTCGCAATTTGGCAGAAAGCTCCGCCAAAAGTTCCACGTTTGGATCAAGCTCTTGAGAATGGTGAGTGGAGATTCGTTCCTCTTCCGCACTGATGCTGATACCTGGGAAGCCTTCGAAGAACCGAGTGTGCATGTTCTCCTTATAGGAACGCCGGGGCAATTGTGGCCAGCACGGCATAACCTGGAGATAGCACAGTAGCCGTCTACATGCATCTTCAGGACTGGTGTGAGGCATGCTTCCGATGACGGTAGGCAAACAGCCGAACTTGATCTGCGGAGGTATAGCCACACTATTTGACATAACTACCAATAAGCACATGCAGCTTTTGCTTCAGTGCTGCTGGAATGACTTCCGGTGCCGTGATGATGGCGTTCTTCAGGGCGGTAGCACACTGGCATTCCCGTTTCTTTGGGACTTGAGCCACCGCTCTCCTCAAAATCTTCTTGGACATCTCTACGTTGTGGCGCAGGTTCTGTATCACCATCTCTACGGTGACCGTCCCAAGGGTATCGTGCCAGCAGTCATAGTCCGTGACGAAGGCCAGGGTGGCGTAGCAGATCTCTGCCTCCCTGGCCAACTTAGCCTCAGGCAGAGCAGTCATGCCGATGATGCTAGCGCCCCAGCTACGATAGAGATGCGATTCGGCTTTTGTCGAGAACAGGGGGCCTTCCATTACCACGTGGATTCCGCCGTTATGCACTACAGCCCCGGCTTCACTGGCTGTTTGAAACAAGATGTGGCTCAACACGGGGCAAAAAGGCTCGGCAAAGCCGACGTGCGCCACCAGACCGTCTCCGAAGAAGGTGTTCACCCGACTTTTGGTACGGTCGATAAGCTGGTTGGGTATTACCAGATCCCCAGGGTGAATTTCTTCCCTGAGGCTGCCGACAGCACTGACCGAGATTATCCATTCTACGCCCAGTGACTTGAGGGCATAGATGTTAGCTCTGGCCGGGATCTCCGTAGGATTGATGCGATGCCCTTTGCCGTGCCTGGGAAGGAAAGCGACCCCCATGCCTTCCAGACTCCCCAGAGTAACGGCATCGCTCGGATCGCCAAAAGGAGTACTGATCTTCGTTTCCTTGACATTGCTCAAACCCTCTATCTGGTACAGGCCGCTACCGCCTATAACGGCCAGCTTTGCCTCAGCCACGTAAACCTCCTTCAGTTTCCGAAGTCTCTAGGCCCGATTTGGCAGCACACAGCAAACCTGCTTCAGTCCTGCCCTGTAGGGCTTCCTCACTATCCCCATCTCCGTAATTATAGCCGATACATACCGGTGTGGTGTTACATCAAAGGCTGGATTTCTTGTCTCTATCCCTTCTGGAGCAATTTGCACCCCTTGCAGACGCGTTATCTCTTCTGAGTTTCGAAACTCAATGGGAATCTGGTCTCCTGAGCGCAGGGAAAGGTCAATGCTGGTAGTAGGTGCCGCGACATAGAAAGGGATGCCGTTTTCTTTGGCTAGGACTGCTAGCGTGTAGGTGCCTATTTTGTTGGCTGCGTCACCGTTAGCGGCAATCCTATCGGCGCCGACTATAACGCAGTGTATTTCCTTCTTGCTCATGAAGTGACCAGCCATAGAATCCGTAATGAGGGTAACCGGGATGCCATCGTGGAGAAGCTCCCATGCAGTAAGACGCGCTCCCTGGAGCAGTGGGCGGGTCTCAGTGACGAAGACTCTGATGTTCTTGCCCTGCTCTCGGGCTGCCCG
Proteins encoded in this window:
- a CDS encoding methionine adenosyltransferase, with translation MTTTFLTSTSHLVTSESVTEGHPDKLCDQVADAILDAIVAKDPYARVACEAATTTGLVIVFGEITCDCYVEISEVVRGVIRDIGYTRPEYGFDYESCGVMVSIKEQSKDIAMGVDESLETRQGTATNDVLDKVGAGDQGFMVGFACNETPELMPLPISLANRLCQRLAQVRRSGLLPYLRPDGKSQVTVEYHRGVPRRVDSVIIGAQHDPMVSHNVIQRDIIEHVIKEIIPPSLLDKKTKYYVNATGRFVIGGPVGDSGLTGRKNCVDTYGGAARHGGGSFSGKDPTKVDRSASYASRYVAKNVVAAGLADRLEIQVGYSIGVAHPVAISIETFGTAKVDDELILKLIKEHFDLRPESIIRTFDLRRPIYRPLAAYGHFGRKDIALPWERTDKVAILQADAGLAKAKNRDQKSSGT
- a CDS encoding AAA family ATPase, translating into MKQAYLLTGPPGVGKTTLIKGAISAVEQKAGGFYTREIRKQGVRQGFEIVTLDGASAILASVDFHGPHRVSKYGVMVDNLDNVGVAALRWATRECNIIVVDEIGKMELFSLAFREAVLEALDSGKKLLGTIMLAPHPWADRLKRDPRVEVVMVSRTDQQRVAQELQGWLRGD
- the mtnP gene encoding S-methyl-5'-thioadenosine phosphorylase is translated as MAEAKLAVIGGSGLYQIEGLSNVKETKISTPFGDPSDAVTLGSLEGMGVAFLPRHGKGHRINPTEIPARANIYALKSLGVEWIISVSAVGSLREEIHPGDLVIPNQLIDRTKSRVNTFFGDGLVAHVGFAEPFCPVLSHILFQTASEAGAVVHNGGIHVVMEGPLFSTKAESHLYRSWGASIIGMTALPEAKLAREAEICYATLAFVTDYDCWHDTLGTVTVEMVIQNLRHNVEMSKKILRRAVAQVPKKRECQCATALKNAIITAPEVIPAALKQKLHVLIGSYVK
- the mtnA gene encoding S-methyl-5-thioribose-1-phosphate isomerase yields the protein MQVIEWFKGKVRILDQTRLPQAEVYLELSTYREVAQAIKEMKVRGAPVVGITAAYGMALGAQTIKASSKTDFLIELRRIAEVLISTRPTAVNLLQAINRMQVVTESQGTISKIKAALIEEAKAIHTHEEWATSQISRYGAELIGDGFTILTHCNAGFLATSGNHGTALGVIRAAREQGKNIRVFVTETRPLLQGARLTAWELLHDGIPVTLITDSMAGHFMSKKEIHCVIVGADRIAANGDAANKIGTYTLAVLAKENGIPFYVAAPTTSIDLSLRSGDQIPIEFRNSEEITRLQGVQIAPEGIETRNPAFDVTPHRYVSAIITEMGIVRKPYRAGLKQVCCVLPNRA